The genomic interval CGGTTGTCATGATGCGAATTGATAGGGTAGTTAAAATCATTGGTAGTATAACACCGTTTTTAATATTTGCTGTATTGCTTATTTCGGCTTATAGCTTATTTACAATGGAGACACCGTTCAGTGGTCTTGTAGAAACAGCTAAAGAGCAATCGTCTGCTTTATCGAGTTGGTCTACTTCGGCTGTAAATAATTGGTTTATATCGGCTGTTAATTATGTTTCGTTCAACCTTGCAGTTGGTGCCTCCATGTCACTGTTAATGGCCGGGAATGAACGCAATGAAAGGGTTTCAGCCATTGGTGGTCTCTTGGGAGGTCTCGGCATCGGAATTCTGATTGTACTCAGCCATTTAGCAGTCTTTTCAAAAGTCGATGTTGTAGCAAGCTTTGATATGCCAATGCTGAAGATTGTTGACGATATTTCTCCAGTGTTGGGTAATGTTTATGCGATTATTTTATTTGGCATGATTTTCAATACAGCGGTAAGTATGCTATTTTCGCTGACAGCACGGTTCACAAGCGTGGGGACAAGCCGTCATAAACTATTCGCACTGATCGCCGGAGCTGTTATGTTCTTCTTAAGTTTTGCCGGCTTTAAAGACCTTGTCGCTTTCTTCTATCCACTAATCGGAGCGCTTGGACTATTCCTGATTTTAGCGTTAATTGCTGCATCGTTTCGAATGCCAGCGAAAAACGAACAGCAAAAAAGAGCTTCATCTTAATAAATAGACAGCGGATCTCTGCTAAATATGGATGAACTTAACTGAAATCAAAAGGTGTACCGATACGGTATGCCTTTTGATTTGCCTAATTGTCTATTCCGGCGGACAGGTAAGTATATTGAATGATGCGATCATAGTACCGTGATTCTTCTCCTGCGAAAGACCACACCTGCTGTTAACTTCATCTGGCATTATCCCATTCTTGAAGCACGTCGCCGATTTGCCGGTGATGAATGACTTTGTCGGCAAACTTGTCCAGCTCGGTCGGTTCGCGGTTGACAATCACCAGCTTTGCGCCATTGTCTTTAGCGATAAGCGGGAATTGATTGGCTGGTGTCACGCTGAGCGATGAACCGAGCACAATGAATAAATCAGCCTTTTCAGCCTCAGTGAGCGCCGTTTGAAAGGCTTGCTGCGGTAAGGTTTCCCCAAATAGCACGATGGAAGGACGCAATATCCCTCCACATTCGCAATAGTAATCACGATCGACGTATGCTTCACTGCTGTATTTGCGTCCACACGACTGGCAATGCAACTTTTGCAAGGTCCCGTGCAGTTCAGCCACATGCTTACTGCCGGCAACCTGATGAAAACCGTCTACATTTTGTGTGATGATGGACTGTATAAGCCCTTGGTTTTCCCAATCGGCTAGAATCTGATGGCCTTTATGGGGCTTATAATCTTTCACATTAAGAACGCGCGAACGGTAAAAGTCAATGAATGCATCCACATTATTATTTAATGCGTCCGTATTGGCGATTTTACTCGGATCCTGTTTATTCCACAGGCCATGGCTGGACGAGCGGAAATCAGGCAGACCGCTTTCAGTGGACATACCAGCACCGGTGAAAATGACCGTGTATCGTGATTGATTAAGCCAATCGTTCATTATGTTCGAGCCTCCATACATAGGTTTTTAACTAAATATATCATGTTACAGGATGGTCATAAAGTTTGGCGTTTTTATCGTAAACTTTGGCGATTTGAACGCTCTACAGTCCAAACTTCCGCATTCGGTATTGTAAGCTTTGTCTGCTGATGCCAAGTTTTTTTGCGGTGTGAGAGATATTATTCTTGTTCTCGATCAGTGCTTGCTGAATATAAAATTTTTCCGCTTCGGCCATTTTTTCTTTTAATGGACGATTTTCGACACCCTCACCACTCAGGTTTAATAGGCTGCTTGGAAGTTTGTCCGCGTCTTGCTGATATTTTTTCCGGAATTTCATGGGTAAGTTACCTACAGTAATGGAATCCTCGTCAAGAATAAGGTTCATGGCGCCTTCAATAGTATGCTCTAGTTCACGCACGTTACCAGGCCAATCATGCTCGTGAAGAATCTGCCTGGCTTCGGAGCTGATACCTTTTACATCCATTTTAAATAGTTTGTTGTATTTTTCGATAAAGTGCTTTGTTAACAAGTCTATATCTCCTTTACGCTCGCGCAATGGCGGTACAAATAGAGATACCACACTCAGTCGGTAAAACAAGTCTTTTCGTAAATGGCCGCTGGAAATAGCGTCGATGGGGTCTTCATTAATAGTTGTGATAATACGGACGTCGACTTTTTTGTCTTTCAGGTCTCCAATTCTTCTGATTGACTTTTCCTGAATGACTCGTAACAGTTTTGCTTGCAGAGAGGGATCAAGCGAGTTGATCTCGTCCAGCAGCAATGTGCCGCCATCCGCTTGTTCAAAGAGTCCCGGTCGATCAGTCGCTCCGGTAAACGCGCCCTTTTTCGTGCCGAACAGAAGACTTTCCATTAGGTTATCCGGAATAGCGGCACAGTTTTGCGAAATAAAAGGTGCGCTTGAGCGTGCGCTGCCATTGTGGATACTTTGTGCGAACAATTCTTTCCCTGTGCCAGTTTCGCCGGCGACCATGACGGATGACGTCGTTCTTGTCGCCCGTTTTGCCTCGTCGATGACAGTAAGCATTGGTTCGCTATGTCCGATGATTTTGTCAAAAGTAAAGTTTGTGTTTTGTTTATTTAATACGTTTTCCTTAATAACATGTTCCAGTTGTGTTACATCACGGGCGATTTCGACAGCACCTGTAATTGTGCCGTTTTCGATAATTGGGAATGAGTTGTTGATGGTTGTGATTTCTTTTCCTTTATAGTTAAAATACGTTTGCTTCGTATTTTTGGTAGATTTACCAGTCGTTAGTGCCTGTACAAGTGTACTGCTTTGGCTATCCCTGAACTTGAAAACATCGAGTAAGTTTTTTTCAAGAACATCCTCGCTTCCCATGGATTCAATCTCCATCATTTTTTTATTATAAATAATGGTTTCACCGTTTTTATTAATGACATGAATCCCTACGTCAACGGCATCGAGCAGCTGCTGATAAAGAGCATTCATGTTAATTGGTGTCTGGACATCTCGTTGATTATTAATCGGCATGCTATCACCTCATTTATTTATAGTTTACTAGATACCTAGACAAATCGCAAAATTTATTTGCATGAAGTATCGTTAACCCCGCCTTATTGCAAAATTAATTTGCACAAAATTCCTTTTTATTTTCTGGAAATCCTACTATTACAATGTTTGATATGTTGGCATGGAATTTGCATATTATATGGTGGAAGAACATTTAGGAGGTTATGTGATGAAAGTAAATACATTCAATCAAACAGAGGAAATTATTGAACAAACTGACCAGTATGGTGCGAGAAACTATAAACCGCTTCCTGTTGTTGTATCTGAGGCAGAAGGAGTCTGGGTAACCGATCCGGAGGGTAACCAGTATATGGATATGCTTAGTGCCTACTCTGCAGTGAACCAGGGGCACCGTCATCCGAAAATTATGGAAGCCTTTAATCGTCAGGCAGGACGTGTTACACTGACATCACGTGCATTTCACAATGACCAGCTAGGGCCATTTTATGAAAAGGTTTCCAAGCTGACGAATAAAGACATGGTACTGCCAATGAATACAGGGGCTGAGGCAGTTGAAACAGCTATAAAAGCTGCACGCCGCTGGGGGTATGACCAAAAAGGCATTGCAGATGATCAGGCCGAAATCATTGCGTGTGAAGGTAGCTTCCATGGCCGGACAATGGCTGCGATTTCCATGTCAGCAGATCCGGATAACAAACGTGGCTTCGGTCCAATGCTACCGGGGATTAAAATCATTCCTTACGGTGATATTGACGCGCTGAAAGAAGCAATTACGCCAAACACCGCCGGATTTATCATGGAGCCAATTCAGGGTGAAGCAGGTATTATCATGCCCCCTGAAGGTTTTCTGAAAGAAGCTTCTGACGTTTGTCGAGAAGAAAATGTCCTGTTTATTGCTGATGAAATTCAAGCAGGTCTCGGACGTTCCGGTAAAATGTTTGCTTGTGACTGGGAAGGTGTGACACCGGATATGTACATCTTGGGCAAAGCGCTTGGTGGCGGTGTGATGCCAGTTTCCTGTGTAGCAGCGAATGAAGGGGTGTTAGGCGTGTTCAACCCTGGATCCCACGGGTCTACATTCGGCGGGAATCCATTGGCATGCGCGGTGTCCATTGCAGCACTGGATGTCATTGAAGAGGAAGAACTGGCTGCACATTCCAACCGGCTTGGAGACTATTTTCAGAGCAAACTGAAAGAGATCGATAATCCTATCATCAAAGAAGTTCGCGGCAAAGGCTTATTTGTCGGTGTTGAGCTGGATGAACCGGCGCGACCGTATTGCGAGCAGCTTAAGGAAGAAGGACTGCTATGCAAAGAGACACATGACAATGTCATTCGCTTTGCACCACCGCTTATTATCAGTCAGGAAGAGCTTGACTGGGCAATCGAGAAAATTTATCAAGTTTTATCAAACTGAAGAACAATATGAAGCAAGGAAGTGAATGGAAAAATGGCAAAAGCAATCGTGAATGAACAAGCAGAAGAATCGTTGGATTTAACAGCGTCCACACAAGTGATTATCAAAGAGGCACTGGATCACCTAGGCTACCCGGATGAAGTTTTCCAACTGCTGAAAGAGCCGATGCGCAGGCTTACTGTAAGGATACCCGTTAGGATGGATGATGGCAGCATTAAAATTTTCACCGGCTTTCGAACCCAGCATAGTGATGCAGTCGGGCCGACAAAGGGCGGTGTCCGGTTTCATCCGGAAGTTACCGCGGAAGAAGTCGATGCGCTTTCCATGTGGATGAGTCTAAAAAGTGGTATACCGGACATTCCGTATGGCGGTGGTAAAGGTGGCATTATATGTGATCCAAGAGAGATGTCCTTTCGGGAGTTAGAGGGACTAAGCCGTGGATACGTTCGCGCCATCAGCCAAATTGTTGGACCAACGAAAGATATTCCGGCACCGGATGTGTTCACCAACTCGCAAATCATGGCTTGGATGATGGATGAATACAGCCGGATCAGTGAATTCGATTCTCCGGGCTTCATTACTGGTAAACCAATTGCACTGGGTGGATCTCATGGACGTGAAACAGCAACAGCTAAAGGTGTTACTATCTGTATAGAAGAAGCAGCTAAGAAAAAAGGCATCAGCATACAAGGTGCTCGTGTTATTATACAAGGGTTCGGCAATGCTGGCAGTTATCTTGCCAAGTTCATGCATGATGAAGGGGCAAGTGTCGTAGGTATATCTGATGCGTATGGTGCGATATATGACCCGGATGGGCTTGATATTGACTATCTGCTGGAAAAACGGGATAGCTATGGTACAGTTACCAACTTATTCAATCACACAATTACCAACGAGGAACTGCTTGTCAGCGATTGTGACATTATCGTGCCAGCAGCTATAGCCAATCAGCTGACAAAGAATAACGCCAATGATATAAAGGCGTCGATTGTTGTGGAAGCAGCAAATGGGCCGACAACCCTTGAAGCCACAAAAATTATGTCCGAACGTGGCATCCTGATCGTACCGGATGTCCTAGCAAGCTCTGGAGGCGTAACTGCTTCGTACTTTGAATGGGTTCAGAACAATCAGGGCTATTATTGGAGTGAAGAAGAAGTAGCGAAGAAGTTACGTAATGTTCTTGTCAATTCCTTTGAGAAAGTTTACAA from Lentibacillus cibarius carries:
- a CDS encoding Glu/Leu/Phe/Val family dehydrogenase — its product is MAKAIVNEQAEESLDLTASTQVIIKEALDHLGYPDEVFQLLKEPMRRLTVRIPVRMDDGSIKIFTGFRTQHSDAVGPTKGGVRFHPEVTAEEVDALSMWMSLKSGIPDIPYGGGKGGIICDPREMSFRELEGLSRGYVRAISQIVGPTKDIPAPDVFTNSQIMAWMMDEYSRISEFDSPGFITGKPIALGGSHGRETATAKGVTICIEEAAKKKGISIQGARVIIQGFGNAGSYLAKFMHDEGASVVGISDAYGAIYDPDGLDIDYLLEKRDSYGTVTNLFNHTITNEELLVSDCDIIVPAAIANQLTKNNANDIKASIVVEAANGPTTLEATKIMSERGILIVPDVLASSGGVTASYFEWVQNNQGYYWSEEEVAKKLRNVLVNSFEKVYNASQTHQVHMRLAAYIVGVRRMAEAARFRGWV
- a CDS encoding ornithine--oxo-acid transaminase, producing the protein MKVNTFNQTEEIIEQTDQYGARNYKPLPVVVSEAEGVWVTDPEGNQYMDMLSAYSAVNQGHRHPKIMEAFNRQAGRVTLTSRAFHNDQLGPFYEKVSKLTNKDMVLPMNTGAEAVETAIKAARRWGYDQKGIADDQAEIIACEGSFHGRTMAAISMSADPDNKRGFGPMLPGIKIIPYGDIDALKEAITPNTAGFIMEPIQGEAGIIMPPEGFLKEASDVCREENVLFIADEIQAGLGRSGKMFACDWEGVTPDMYILGKALGGGVMPVSCVAANEGVLGVFNPGSHGSTFGGNPLACAVSIAALDVIEEEELAAHSNRLGDYFQSKLKEIDNPIIKEVRGKGLFVGVELDEPARPYCEQLKEEGLLCKETHDNVIRFAPPLIISQEELDWAIEKIYQVLSN
- a CDS encoding NAD-dependent protein deacylase is translated as MMNDWLNQSRYTVIFTGAGMSTESGLPDFRSSSHGLWNKQDPSKIANTDALNNNVDAFIDFYRSRVLNVKDYKPHKGHQILADWENQGLIQSIITQNVDGFHQVAGSKHVAELHGTLQKLHCQSCGRKYSSEAYVDRDYYCECGGILRPSIVLFGETLPQQAFQTALTEAEKADLFIVLGSSLSVTPANQFPLIAKDNGAKLVIVNREPTELDKFADKVIHHRQIGDVLQEWDNAR
- a CDS encoding sigma-54 interaction domain-containing protein translates to MPINNQRDVQTPINMNALYQQLLDAVDVGIHVINKNGETIIYNKKMMEIESMGSEDVLEKNLLDVFKFRDSQSSTLVQALTTGKSTKNTKQTYFNYKGKEITTINNSFPIIENGTITGAVEIARDVTQLEHVIKENVLNKQNTNFTFDKIIGHSEPMLTVIDEAKRATRTTSSVMVAGETGTGKELFAQSIHNGSARSSAPFISQNCAAIPDNLMESLLFGTKKGAFTGATDRPGLFEQADGGTLLLDEINSLDPSLQAKLLRVIQEKSIRRIGDLKDKKVDVRIITTINEDPIDAISSGHLRKDLFYRLSVVSLFVPPLRERKGDIDLLTKHFIEKYNKLFKMDVKGISSEARQILHEHDWPGNVRELEHTIEGAMNLILDEDSITVGNLPMKFRKKYQQDADKLPSSLLNLSGEGVENRPLKEKMAEAEKFYIQQALIENKNNISHTAKKLGISRQSLQYRMRKFGL